Genomic DNA from Sporomusaceae bacterium FL31:
CTAATCCTCCAATCCCCAGCACCTCGCCCTGACGCAATTCAAAAGATACATTTTTAAAGGATTTAGCAAAAGCAGACGTTAAATTTTCGACTTGAAATACAACATCCCCCGGGATGTTGGCGCGGTCAGGGAAGCGTTGGGTAAGATCACGGCCCACCATGCGGGAAATGATCATATCGGTTGTAAGTTCGGCAGCTGGCCAAGTACCAATATACTTGCCGTCCCGCATGACAGTAACCTCATCCGATATTTCCAGAATTTCTTCCATTTTATGAGAGATATAAATAATGGCAACACCGCGCTTCTTAAGATCTCGGATAATTTTAAACAGCTGCTCTACTTCATTGCCGGTCAGCGAGGATGTAGGTTCATCCATCACAATGACTTTTGAGTTAAACGATACAGCCTTGGCTATTTCGATTGATTGCACTTTCGATACCGACAGTTTTCCCACCAGCATGGCAGGATCAATATCAATCTGTAAATCGCTGAATAGCTGCTCAGTATCTCGTTTCATCTTTGCTTCATCAATGAGTTTAAACGGCCCCACCCCTTTGACTGGAAAACGCCCCAGCCAAAGATTTTCCATAACATTGCGATGAGGAACAGGATGTAATTCTTGATGAATCATGGAAATTCCCTGATCGAGTGCTGCCTTAGAGTTAGGAATTTCTACTTTTTGGCCATTTAGAATAATTTCGCCTGCATCAGCTTTATAAATGCCAAATAAGCATTTCATCAAAGTTGATTTGCCTGCTCCATTCTCTCCCATCAAAGCATGCACAGCGCCGCTGCGAACTTTGAGGCTCACATGATCAAGAGCTTTAACGCCTGGAAATTCCTTCACAATATTTCGCATTTCCAGCAAAAATTCTTGTTCAGCCATTCGACGCCCTCCTTCATCAGCCCACATCATACTCTATACAAGCACGGTGTATTCACCAAGTTATTGTCATAGTCAGATACTTGCTTGATATTATCTGGCAGGAGCAATCCGTGACTGCTCCTGCCAGATATTCTATACTTCAGAAAAATTATTTAGCGTCATTCATGTTTTCTTTCGTTATTTTCTTGTAAGCAACCCAGACATATTTGTTATCAGTCAGTTCGAAACCAGTATTTTCTTTTGTAGGCGTTTGCCCTTGAGCTAGTACGGACGCGATATTAATTGTCGCTTTGCCTTGGTTAACCGCATCATTTAAAACAGTGCCCAGCATGGTTCCATCTTCTAATGCTTTTAATGCCGGAGCTGTAGCGTCAACCCCCACAACTGGAATGTACTTGCCATCCTTAAAATAGCCTTTTGCTTTTAATGCTTCAATAGCGCCTAGTGCCATATCGTCATTATTGGCAAAAACAGCTTCAATCGCATCACCATGTGCAGCTAGGAAGGCAGCCATTTTTTCCTGGCCTTTTACCCGATCCCACATAGCAGTATCTTCGGCCAGCTTTTGTACTTTGATGCCAGCATCTTCGACAGCTTTAATTGAATATTTAGTCCGCAATTCTGCATCTTGGTGACCTGGCTCACCTTTCAGCATGACGTATTGCAATACACCGTCTTTATTTTTATCGGCTTCAGGATGGGCTTTCATGTAATCCACGATAAGCTGCCCGGAAATAGTTCCTGACTCTTCTGCCTTAGCACCTACATAATAGACTTTATCCCATTTTTTCATATCTTCCGGTAATGGTTCACGGTTAAAAAACACAACAGGGGTATTGGCTTTTTTCGCTTTATCAATGATGACGCCGGCCGCTGTGCGATCAACCGGATTGATAGCGAGAGCATTGACCTTTTTAGTAATAAACAAGTCAACCTTGTCATTTTGAGTGGATTGAGAATTCTGGCTATCGACAATTTCAACAGTAGCCTTGCCTTCAGCAAATTTAGATATTGAGTTGCGGACGCCTGTCATGAAGGTGTCATCAAACTTATAAATCGCCACACCGACAACCGACTTGGCAGAGTTAGCCCCGGACGGAGCCTGTGAATTCGAGCACCCCGCCGCTAATACTCCAAGGAGCACACTGGTGATAATCAGTCCTTTTAAGCCTTTTTTCACAAAAAATACCCTCCTCTAATATTTTGGTTTGAGTTTATTTATCATAAAGCAGCGATAAGCGCCTATGTTTCAGCTATTGTCGGGCCTTACCCCGCTTCATAATCATAGTACCGTTCATTTGGGATGAAGCAATTTCAACTCGGTTACTTCCGTAAAAACTAAATCTGCCGCTCCCTTTAATGTGTTTTCAGTACCTTTTCCAGAAAACCGAATGTCAAGTCCGCTGCTGCAGCTTTCAAAAGCCCGGTCACGGACAATCTGCTTCACCATGTCTTCAATATGGACTCTGGCTTTAACTATCCCGCCGGCAATCACAACAATTTCAGGATTAAAGATATTTACTAAATTGGCAATCCCAATACCCAGATAGCGGGCAACTCGATTCAGCATCCGCAAGGCAACCTCATCACCAGCGTCAGCGGCCCGGTAGATTTCATCAGGGGAAACTTCCTCCAGATTACCGGCAACATAATCCTTAACAAGCGAAGGCTGGCCTTCCTTGATCTCCTTGGCAACTAAATCAACAAGGGCGTTTTCTGATGCCATGGCTTCTAAGCAGCCATAATTGCCACAACTGCAGAGAGGCCCTGTCACATCAATTGTAGAGTGTCCAACTTCACCAGCACTGTCATTCACGCCCCGGTACAACT
This window encodes:
- a CDS encoding D-ribose transporter ATP-binding protein; amino-acid sequence: MAEQEFLLEMRNIVKEFPGVKALDHVSLKVRSGAVHALMGENGAGKSTLMKCLFGIYKADAGEIILNGQKVEIPNSKAALDQGISMIHQELHPVPHRNVMENLWLGRFPVKGVGPFKLIDEAKMKRDTEQLFSDLQIDIDPAMLVGKLSVSKVQSIEIAKAVSFNSKVIVMDEPTSSLTGNEVEQLFKIIRDLKKRGVAIIYISHKMEEILEISDEVTVMRDGKYIGTWPAAELTTDMIISRMVGRDLTQRFPDRANIPGDVVFQVENLTSAFAKSFKNVSFELRQGEVLGIGGLVGAQRTELIEALFGLRAIASGRFVLNGQEISIKSPVDAKKHKIALLTEERRATGIFPVLSVLENTAVAKQAAYETSYFLLDEKRRVADAEENMQKLRVKTPSIRTLIKNLSGGNQQKVLLSRWLLTEPEILLLDEPTRGIDVGAKFEIYTIIAELAKQGKSIIMISSEMPELLGMSDRIMVMCEGRMTGIIDGSHATEEEIMRLATQRLA
- a CDS encoding D-ribose ABC transporter substrate-binding protein — its product is MKKGLKGLIITSVLLGVLAAGCSNSQAPSGANSAKSVVGVAIYKFDDTFMTGVRNSISKFAEGKATVEIVDSQNSQSTQNDKVDLFITKKVNALAINPVDRTAAGVIIDKAKKANTPVVFFNREPLPEDMKKWDKVYYVGAKAEESGTISGQLIVDYMKAHPEADKNKDGVLQYVMLKGEPGHQDAELRTKYSIKAVEDAGIKVQKLAEDTAMWDRVKGQEKMAAFLAAHGDAIEAVFANNDDMALGAIEALKAKGYFKDGKYIPVVGVDATAPALKALEDGTMLGTVLNDAVNQGKATINIASVLAQGQTPTKENTGFELTDNKYVWVAYKKITKENMNDAK